One segment of Anopheles stephensi strain Indian chromosome 3, UCI_ANSTEP_V1.0, whole genome shotgun sequence DNA contains the following:
- the LOC118512277 gene encoding band 7 protein AGAP004871 isoform X3 — MPEDSAVIVEDVKMKNTLLLYAEDDTNGEASTCGRILIFLSWVLVVLTMPFSLLVCFKVVQEYERAVIFRLGRLMQGGAKGPGIFFILPCIDAYARVDLRTRTYDVPPQEVLTKDSVTVSVDAVVYYRVSNATVSIANVENAHHSTRLLAQTTLRNTMGTRHLHEILSERMTISGSMQLSLDEATEAWGIKVERVEIKDVRLPVQLQRAMAAEAEAAREARAKVIAAEGEQKASRALREASEVIGDSPAALQLRYLQTLNTISAEKNSTIVFPLPIDILTYFMKSKEAFVPNA; from the exons atgttaaaatgaaaaacacacttttgctCTACG CCGAGGATGACACGAACGGCGAAGCATCGACCTGTGGCCGTATCCTGATATTTCTATCCTGGGTGCTCGTCGTCCTGACAATGCCGTTCAGCCTGCTCGTCTGCTTCAAG GTGGTGCAGGAATACGAACGAGCCGTAATATTCCGATTAGGTCGGCTGATGCAAGGAGGCGCCAAAGGACCAG GTATCTTCTTCATACTGCCATGCATCGATGCATACGCGCGTGTTGATCTGCGAACGCGAACGTACGATGTACCACCGCAAGAG GTTTTGACGAAGGACAGCGTCACCGTGTCGGTAGATGCCGTGGTGTACTATCGTGTGTCGAACGCCACCGTTTCGATTGCGAATGTCGAGAATGCGCATCACTCGACCCGCCTGCTGGCCCAGACCACGCTTCGCAACACGATGGGTACCCGGCATCTGCACGAAATTCTCAGCGAGCGAATGACAATCTCGGGCAGCATGCAGCTTTCGCTGGACGAAGCGACCGAAGCCTGGGGCATCAAGGTGGAGCGCGTCGAGAT CAAGGACGTGCGTCTACCGGTACAGCTGCAGCGTGCGATGGCGGCTGAAGCTGAGGCCGCCCGAGAGGCTCGTGCCAAGGTGATTGCGGCCGAGGGTGAGCAGAAGGCTTCGCGGGCACTGCGGGAAGCGTCGGAGGTGATCGGTGACTCACCAGCCGCTCTGCAGCTACGCTACCTCCAAACGCTGAACACCATCTCGGCGGAGAAGAACTCGACCATCGTATTTCCGCTGCCGATCGATATACTGACGTACTTCATGAAGTCGAAGGAGGCGTTCGTACCGAACGCGTAA
- the LOC118512277 gene encoding band 7 protein AGAP004871 isoform X5, translating to MKYAEDDTNGEASTCGRILIFLSWVLVVLTMPFSLLVCFKVVQEYERAVIFRLGRLMQGGAKGPGIFFILPCIDAYARVDLRTRTYDVPPQEVLTKDSVTVSVDAVVYYRVSNATVSIANVENAHHSTRLLAQTTLRNTMGTRHLHEILSERMTISGSMQLSLDEATEAWGIKVERVEIKDVRLPVQLQRAMAAEAEAAREARAKVIAAEGEQKASRALREASEVIGDSPAALQLRYLQTLNTISAEKNSTIVFPLPIDILTYFMKSKEAFVPNA from the exons CCGAGGATGACACGAACGGCGAAGCATCGACCTGTGGCCGTATCCTGATATTTCTATCCTGGGTGCTCGTCGTCCTGACAATGCCGTTCAGCCTGCTCGTCTGCTTCAAG GTGGTGCAGGAATACGAACGAGCCGTAATATTCCGATTAGGTCGGCTGATGCAAGGAGGCGCCAAAGGACCAG GTATCTTCTTCATACTGCCATGCATCGATGCATACGCGCGTGTTGATCTGCGAACGCGAACGTACGATGTACCACCGCAAGAG GTTTTGACGAAGGACAGCGTCACCGTGTCGGTAGATGCCGTGGTGTACTATCGTGTGTCGAACGCCACCGTTTCGATTGCGAATGTCGAGAATGCGCATCACTCGACCCGCCTGCTGGCCCAGACCACGCTTCGCAACACGATGGGTACCCGGCATCTGCACGAAATTCTCAGCGAGCGAATGACAATCTCGGGCAGCATGCAGCTTTCGCTGGACGAAGCGACCGAAGCCTGGGGCATCAAGGTGGAGCGCGTCGAGAT CAAGGACGTGCGTCTACCGGTACAGCTGCAGCGTGCGATGGCGGCTGAAGCTGAGGCCGCCCGAGAGGCTCGTGCCAAGGTGATTGCGGCCGAGGGTGAGCAGAAGGCTTCGCGGGCACTGCGGGAAGCGTCGGAGGTGATCGGTGACTCACCAGCCGCTCTGCAGCTACGCTACCTCCAAACGCTGAACACCATCTCGGCGGAGAAGAACTCGACCATCGTATTTCCGCTGCCGATCGATATACTGACGTACTTCATGAAGTCGAAGGAGGCGTTCGTACCGAACGCGTAA
- the LOC118512277 gene encoding band 7 protein AGAP004871 isoform X4, whose amino-acid sequence MPEDSAVIVEAEDDTNGEASTCGRILIFLSWVLVVLTMPFSLLVCFKVVQEYERAVIFRLGRLMQGGAKGPGIFFILPCIDAYARVDLRTRTYDVPPQEVLTKDSVTVSVDAVVYYRVSNATVSIANVENAHHSTRLLAQTTLRNTMGTRHLHEILSERMTISGSMQLSLDEATEAWGIKVERVEIKDVRLPVQLQRAMAAEAEAAREARAKVIAAEGEQKASRALREASEVIGDSPAALQLRYLQTLNTISAEKNSTIVFPLPIDILTYFMKSKEAFVPNA is encoded by the exons CCGAGGATGACACGAACGGCGAAGCATCGACCTGTGGCCGTATCCTGATATTTCTATCCTGGGTGCTCGTCGTCCTGACAATGCCGTTCAGCCTGCTCGTCTGCTTCAAG GTGGTGCAGGAATACGAACGAGCCGTAATATTCCGATTAGGTCGGCTGATGCAAGGAGGCGCCAAAGGACCAG GTATCTTCTTCATACTGCCATGCATCGATGCATACGCGCGTGTTGATCTGCGAACGCGAACGTACGATGTACCACCGCAAGAG GTTTTGACGAAGGACAGCGTCACCGTGTCGGTAGATGCCGTGGTGTACTATCGTGTGTCGAACGCCACCGTTTCGATTGCGAATGTCGAGAATGCGCATCACTCGACCCGCCTGCTGGCCCAGACCACGCTTCGCAACACGATGGGTACCCGGCATCTGCACGAAATTCTCAGCGAGCGAATGACAATCTCGGGCAGCATGCAGCTTTCGCTGGACGAAGCGACCGAAGCCTGGGGCATCAAGGTGGAGCGCGTCGAGAT CAAGGACGTGCGTCTACCGGTACAGCTGCAGCGTGCGATGGCGGCTGAAGCTGAGGCCGCCCGAGAGGCTCGTGCCAAGGTGATTGCGGCCGAGGGTGAGCAGAAGGCTTCGCGGGCACTGCGGGAAGCGTCGGAGGTGATCGGTGACTCACCAGCCGCTCTGCAGCTACGCTACCTCCAAACGCTGAACACCATCTCGGCGGAGAAGAACTCGACCATCGTATTTCCGCTGCCGATCGATATACTGACGTACTTCATGAAGTCGAAGGAGGCGTTCGTACCGAACGCGTAA
- the LOC118512270 gene encoding uncharacterized protein LOC118512270, which produces MQASLKSSKKKCSKRCIMSVTVCQQLCDDFHKKVLFVAVVQTLVFHLLVQQTTADVFEQEFRAQRSLASRQIANRRDTRFLPIFTVYQWGQGLCSAASGEYGSCQPNNECVLRGGIPAGPCAGGYGTCCIFMASCGGVVRENGTYFVNPNHPDSTDGTGSCQLTILKMHPDICQIRLDFDHFSLNGPEIVNHICNTDQFLVSGGSPAPTICGSATGEHMYIDAGMGQSNPIILTVITSGPSFPRSWRVRISQIPCGAIAKADQGCLQYHTGVSGRVKSFNFDPINGRQLSNQDYSICIRTERNFCSIQYTACPGAVPGNRSRTFTLSGNSNSVVQAMVGGGTQGSPNSCTNDWLMVPCAKIADRLPMASTCEDKICGGTFNAEVSSVERTVVSTIRPFRLAFHADSIEAPTDVDNRGFCLDYVQQPCTSNK; this is translated from the exons ATGCAAGCTTCGTTAAAATCGTCTAAAAAAAAGTGTAGCAAACGGTGCATCATGTCCGTAACAGTGTGCCAGCAGTTGTGTGatgattttcataaaaaagtaCTGTTTGTGGCCGTTGTGCAGACGCTAGTGTTTCATCTGCTCGTGCAGCAGACAACAGCAGACGTGTTTGAGCAAGAGTTCCGGGCACAAAGATCGCTTGCCAGTAGGCAGATTGCAAATCGACGGGATACACGGT TTCTGCCAATATTTACCGTCTACCAGTGGGGTCAAGGACTGTGTTCGGCCGCTTCCGGTGAGTATGGATCCTGCCAGCCCAACAACGAGTGCGTGCTGCGTGGTGGCATTCCAGCAGGACCCTGTGCCGGTGGATACGGGACGTGCTGTATCT TTATGGCAtcgtgtggtggtgttgtgcgCGAAAATGGGACCTACTTCGTCAATCCGAACCATCCGGACAGTACGGATGGGACGGGTAGCTGCCAGTTGACAATCTTAAAGATGCATCCGGACATTTGTCAGATACGGCTGGACTTTGACCATTTCTCGCTGAATGGGCCCGAGATCGTGAATCACATCTGTAACACGGACCAATTTCTTGTGTCGGGCGGAAGTCCAGCTCCGACGATCTGTGGCAGTGCAACGGGAGAACACA TGTACATAGATGCCGGAATGGGCCAGAGCAATCCCATCATACTGACCGTCATCACCAGCGGCCCTAGCTTCCCCCGCTCCTGGCGCGTTCGGATATCGCAGATCCCGTGCGGTGCCATCGCAAAGGCTGACCAAGGCTGTCTGCAGTACCACACGGGCGTATCGGGCCGGGTCAAGAGCTTCAACTTCGATCCAATCAACGGACGGCAGCTGTCGAACCAGGACTACAGCATATGCATCCGGACGGAGCGCAACTTCTGCAGCATCCAGTACACGGCGTGCCCGGGCGCGGTCCCGGGCAATCGGTCGCGCACCTTCACCCTGTcgggcaacagcaacagcgtcGTGCAGGCGATGGTAGGCGGCGGCACGCAAGGATCGCCCAACTCGTGCACGAACGATTGGCTGATGGTGCCGTGCGCCAAGATTGCCGACCGTTTGCCGATGGCCAGCACGTGCGAGGACAAGATTTGCGGTGGCACTTTCAATGCGGAAGTCAGCTCAGTCGAGCGAACGGTCGTATCAACGATACGCCCGTTCCGGCTTGCCTTCCACGCGGACTCGATCGAGGCACCGACCGACGTGGATAATCGTGGCTTCTGTCTCGATTACGTGCAGCAACCGTGCACCAGCAATAAGTAG